The following coding sequences are from one Candidatus Borkfalkia ceftriaxoniphila window:
- a CDS encoding carbohydrate ABC transporter permease, whose amino-acid sequence MKKGKAERITLWIVFVLFFFYAISLVLPLIWTFINSFKTNRDFFDDIWGLPKKFLTENYVSAFKLKVGRTNLAGMFLNSFILVVGCTAASIFVSTLCAYVVSKFKFRGRQVIYTVAIATMLIPTVGTLTATYKLMVTTGLYNTYLGIIIMSSGGFGMNFILIYGYFKSISWAYAESAMIDGASDFRVFWQIMLPQIKPALIAVSIISAINYWNDYFTPYMYLRAHPTVAVGLQSIVNMMTAQSDWPKLFAAMIISIIPVMALFIVFQKTIMENTVAGGLKG is encoded by the coding sequence ATGAAAAAAGGCAAAGCGGAAAGAATCACTCTGTGGATCGTATTCGTCCTGTTTTTCTTTTATGCGATCAGCCTTGTGCTGCCGCTCATCTGGACTTTTATCAATTCTTTCAAGACGAATCGGGATTTTTTCGATGATATCTGGGGATTGCCTAAAAAGTTTCTGACGGAAAATTACGTGAGCGCCTTTAAACTGAAAGTGGGAAGAACCAATCTTGCGGGCATGTTCCTGAACAGTTTTATTTTGGTTGTCGGTTGTACGGCCGCAAGTATATTCGTTTCCACGCTGTGCGCTTACGTCGTCAGCAAGTTTAAGTTCAGGGGCAGACAGGTGATCTATACCGTAGCGATCGCGACCATGCTGATTCCGACGGTCGGCACGCTGACCGCTACCTATAAACTGATGGTCACGACGGGACTGTACAATACCTATCTGGGCATTATCATTATGTCCAGCGGCGGGTTCGGAATGAATTTTATCCTGATCTACGGATATTTCAAAAGCATTTCATGGGCGTATGCGGAATCTGCCATGATCGACGGCGCGAGCGATTTCCGTGTGTTTTGGCAGATCATGCTCCCGCAGATCAAACCCGCGTTGATAGCGGTCTCAATCATTTCGGCCATTAACTACTGGAACGACTATTTTACTCCCTATATGTATTTGCGCGCGCACCCTACGGTGGCGGTAGGTTTACAATCCATCGTGAATATGATGACTGCGCAATCCGATTGGCCCAAACTGTTTGCTGCGATGATCATATCGATCATCCCCGTGATGGCTTTGTTTATCGTATTTCAGAAAACCATTATGGAAAATACGGTCGCGGGCGGCTTGAAAGGATAA